One genomic segment of Anaerolineae bacterium includes these proteins:
- a CDS encoding CpsB/CapC family capsule biosynthesis tyrosine phosphatase: MIDIHVHILPGIDDGPSTLKESLEMARIAVENGTRIMISTPHCLNGVYVNWRKDILSACTELNSALKKHNILLAVLPGSEVRLSPEIMDALDKGRLMTMNDMGRYISLELPDQFIPKAIIGFINRLKNRNITPVITHPERNPAIQHDVKLLSDLISAGALSQITAGSLTGGFGQQTLKCCQRIIKLQIVHFMASDAHSPEARPPNLRAAFKNLSYLAGKIRAERIVFEAPQAVLEGKELRAFFS, translated from the coding sequence ATGATTGATATTCACGTCCATATTTTGCCGGGGATTGATGATGGTCCATCCACACTCAAGGAATCCCTGGAAATGGCCCGTATAGCCGTGGAAAATGGCACGCGGATCATGATTTCCACCCCCCACTGCCTGAACGGCGTGTACGTCAACTGGCGAAAGGATATCTTGTCTGCCTGTACGGAATTGAACTCGGCGCTAAAGAAGCACAACATCCTCCTGGCTGTGTTGCCTGGTTCAGAGGTCCGCCTGAGCCCGGAAATCATGGATGCACTTGATAAAGGCCGATTGATGACCATGAATGACATGGGACGATATATTTCTTTAGAACTTCCGGATCAATTCATCCCCAAGGCGATCATCGGTTTTATCAACCGCCTCAAAAATAGAAATATAACGCCTGTTATAACCCATCCTGAAAGAAATCCGGCCATTCAGCACGATGTTAAGTTATTATCCGATCTTATCTCTGCCGGCGCCCTTTCCCAGATAACCGCGGGCAGCCTCACAGGAGGATTCGGACAACAGACTTTAAAATGTTGCCAAAGGATAATTAAGCTGCAAATAGTCCATTTTATGGCTTCGGACGCTCATTCTCCTGAAGCAAGACCTCCCAACCTGCGCGCGGCTTTTAAAAATCTTTCTTATCTTGCTGGAAAGATCCGGGCAGAAAGGATCGTGTTTGAAGCCCCTCAAGCGGTTCTGGAGGGGAAGGAACTCCGGGCGTTTTTTTCTTGA
- a CDS encoding outer membrane beta-barrel protein: MKFEPQKRAHSPQFVEARRKSRPVGAVELASESKNSKLSYGRRFQAACCGELQKRLVVLIVLIPLLLFFSATSLKAADITIKPRIATSWKTDDNFFKAETGERKVDTYLVQPGIDLGFETPRTKVLLNYTLNAYYYDDRDTVPSGQLKANDDDYVGHTVVFNSRYRAFDRLLIGLDDSYNKTRDSADSDRLSNATDRDKYEVNRLTPSFFYDFGAKFTAGLRYRNTTIDYSKNDNEDSIEHRGMFDLIYNFTRKTSLDLEYQHWKKDYDKTTSDYTSDQIQMIFKKQFNYIEIKAGGGYHERDFDDPTLNSIDTMAYTISVRAQNPPAPETRPRSYLELSSELNFNDQGVADSYYKAHRFSVDAGHIFLEKLKLDVGGYYQNSDYERTTGLTPEGTTEFRDDDTYFISGSIGYIFADYLTLSVSANYEDRNSNLSGYDYDNKSVMATLDFGYDIGRR, translated from the coding sequence ATGAAATTTGAACCGCAAAAGCGGGCTCATTCCCCGCAGTTTGTTGAAGCAAGGCGGAAATCCCGTCCTGTCGGGGCTGTGGAGTTAGCGAGCGAATCTAAAAACAGCAAACTTTCTTACGGTCGAAGATTCCAGGCAGCTTGTTGCGGGGAGCTTCAAAAAAGGCTGGTCGTTCTGATTGTATTGATACCGTTGCTATTATTTTTTTCCGCGACCAGCCTGAAGGCCGCGGATATAACAATCAAGCCAAGAATAGCGACAAGCTGGAAAACGGACGATAATTTTTTTAAGGCAGAGACCGGTGAAAGAAAGGTAGATACATACCTCGTTCAACCGGGGATTGATCTTGGTTTTGAAACACCCAGAACAAAAGTACTTCTTAACTATACCCTTAACGCATATTACTATGATGACAGGGATACGGTTCCGTCAGGTCAGCTGAAGGCGAATGATGACGATTATGTCGGGCACACGGTCGTTTTTAATTCCAGATACCGGGCTTTTGATCGTTTGCTGATAGGGCTGGATGATTCTTATAACAAGACACGTGATTCCGCGGATTCGGACAGATTAAGCAACGCCACGGACAGGGATAAGTACGAAGTCAACCGCTTGACCCCCTCGTTTTTTTACGATTTTGGGGCAAAATTCACAGCAGGCCTCCGTTATCGAAATACAACAATCGACTATTCAAAGAATGACAACGAGGATTCCATTGAACATCGGGGCATGTTCGATCTGATTTACAATTTTACACGCAAAACATCACTTGATCTTGAGTATCAGCACTGGAAGAAGGATTACGATAAAACCACCTCCGATTACACTTCGGATCAAATTCAAATGATTTTCAAAAAACAGTTCAACTATATTGAAATTAAAGCAGGGGGCGGATACCACGAACGTGATTTTGATGATCCCACTCTGAATAGTATTGATACCATGGCTTACACTATTAGTGTCAGAGCTCAGAATCCGCCTGCTCCTGAGACCAGACCGAGGAGCTATTTGGAGCTTTCTAGTGAACTGAACTTTAACGATCAGGGCGTTGCAGACAGTTATTACAAGGCTCACCGGTTTTCCGTGGATGCGGGGCACATTTTTCTGGAAAAGTTAAAGTTGGATGTCGGAGGATACTACCAGAATTCTGATTACGAAAGAACTACCGGACTTACCCCGGAAGGGACTACAGAATTTCGGGATGATGATACCTACTTTATTTCAGGAAGCATCGGATATATTTTCGCCGATTATCTTACATTGTCTGTTAGCGCTAATTATGAGGATCGGAATTCCAATCTGAGCGGCTATGATTATGACAACAAATCTGTTATGGCCACACTCGATTTCGGTTATGATATAGGCCGCAGATAG
- a CDS encoding methyl-accepting chemotaxis protein: protein MSQQERIYKRKNYFIKRDFQSKFILKFCLILLIGTILSTGLLFLFSQGTLTSSFEQSRLVIKNTSLAILPSLIYTNLITLGLITLATIVVTLFVSHKIAGPLLRFEKELKEIEKGDLTKSIKLRKKDQIADLSGSLNTMTAGLHEKVLDIRTGVENLIESASKQNAPQELIEELNHLRQTIEMNFKI, encoded by the coding sequence ATGTCTCAACAAGAGCGAATTTATAAAAGAAAGAACTATTTTATTAAAAGAGATTTTCAGTCTAAATTTATCCTGAAGTTCTGTCTCATTCTCTTAATCGGAACAATTTTATCCACGGGTCTGCTTTTTCTTTTTTCTCAGGGCACATTAACCTCTTCATTTGAGCAATCGAGACTGGTCATAAAGAATACATCCTTGGCCATTCTTCCCTCTCTTATTTATACCAATCTAATCACACTCGGGCTGATAACCCTGGCCACGATAGTAGTCACCCTTTTTGTTTCTCACAAGATAGCAGGCCCTTTGCTCCGTTTTGAAAAAGAACTGAAAGAAATAGAGAAAGGAGATTTAACCAAAAGCATAAAACTCAGAAAAAAGGATCAAATAGCCGACTTGTCCGGCAGTTTAAACACAATGACAGCAGGTCTGCATGAAAAGGTTCTGGATATCCGGACCGGGGTGGAAAATCTCATTGAATCGGCATCCAAACAAAACGCACCGCAAGAGTTAATTGAAGAGTTGAATCATCTACGCCAAACGATCGAAATGAACTTTAAAATCTAA